A genomic window from Osmia bicornis bicornis chromosome 4, iOsmBic2.1, whole genome shotgun sequence includes:
- the LOC114879495 gene encoding uncharacterized protein LOC114879495, which yields MDSLYPNLYERFKSEGLCPICLLEMELAPRYTCTNGHTICYRCKPYYHGCPTCLAPLDVQMPPSHSSSSYTPPPSHFLPHPVPPQIHENYPTAPPAEDFLEHERSWFPSEPPENQELRSCAYADSGCGVKVPAQLADLHESRCQFRPHLEEEQLPTDLVHQQDDLVVCRYEAVGCKVRTTPWRTSIHEKYCIYKDRHEALNEINEALQNTSITEDQYNDPDELVECKYRKYGCMVNMPRRRKPMHQEKCNYKKYANDESSENEDDGSDESSENEYDLNEQVSCRWAEYGCRVKPKRCDLETHEERCNHKMEECSFKYNGCSALFTPFKRFAHESGCQFAG from the exons ATGGATAGCCTGTACCCAAATTTATACGAGAGATTCAAATCCGAGGGTCTCTGCCCAATTTGCCTGCTGGAGATGGAATTAGCACCCAGATACACTTGTACAAACGGACACACGATTTGTTACCGTTGCAAACCGTACTATCACGGTTGTCCTACCTGTCTGGCACCGTTAGACGTGCAAATGCCACCTTCGCATTCGAGTTCAAGTTACACGCCACCTCCTAGTCATTTCTTGCCCCACCCTGTCCCGCCGCAAATCCATGAAAATTATCCAACCGCACCACCGGCGGAGGATTTCCTCGAACACGAGAGAAGCTGGTTTCCATCTGAACCGCCTGAAAACCAGGAACTACGGTCTTGCGCGTATGCCGATTCAGGATGCGGGGTGAAAGTTCCGGCACAGTTGGCAGATCTACACGAGTCTCG ATGTCAGTTTCGTCCCCACTTGGAGGAGGAACAACTGCCTACGGATCTGGTTCACCAACAGGACGACTTGGTCGTGTGCAGATACGAAGCAGTGGGTTGCAAAGTGAGGACAACACCCTGGAGAACTTCGATCCACGAGAAATATTGCATTTACAAGGATCGCCACGAAGCTCTGAACGAGATCAACGAAGCATTGCAAAATACATCGATCACGGAGGATCAGTACAACGATCCTGACGAATTGGTCGAGTGCAAGTACAGGAAGTACGGTTGCATGGTGAACATGCCGAGAAGACGAAAACCGATGCACCAAGAAAAATGTAACTACAAGAAATACGCTAATGACGAGTCGTCTGAAAATGAGGACGATGGATCGGATGAATCGTCTGAAAATGAGTACGACCTTAACGAGCAAGTATCCTGCAGATGGGCTGAATATGGTTGCAGAGTGAAACCAAAGAGATGCGATTTGGAAACCCATGAAGAAAGGTGCAACCATAAAATGGAGGAATGTAGTTTCAAGTATAACGGATGCAGCGCTTTGTTCACTCCGTTTAAAAGGTTTGCTCACGAGAGCGGCTGTCAATTCGCTGGTTAA